The region TTTAATGGAATACAAGTTATTGaaatatatttatggatttaatgtatGAGTGAGTATTAACTGTAAATTGATTATAAAAGAACCAATTGACAATGGAAATTGATAatggataaattattaaaatggaatgggaaattgaaatgaatgtgaaatagTTACTGAAAGACTAATGTTGTAATGTTTTAGATATGAAAtagaataagttattgaattgagatatagaaatgaaatatatgaaataatgatttttatgaaatggttattgatAAAATGCATGAAATAGATACTGATGTAGTAAGaagataaataagttaaaatgaaGAGAAgctatttaaaatacatattattaaaataaaattaaagtttaaatgcatgaatgatttattaATGGTAAAATAGTGGTAAGATTTAATGATGGTAAAAtagtcgtatatatatatatgatgtttttacctttagtatttgaattataataatacCACTGGGTGTATACTCAGCATAcgatttgtttccgtgcgcagattAGATACAGAAATTTttgaagagttgaatttgagattgcaagttttcatctcatcacatcttcaagcaacaacagggtatgttttaaagttttgattagaatggcatgtacttaggaaaaaATATTAGATATGTTCCAAGTATTAGTTTTTATGTTCAATTATATTAGTAATTAGCCAAGAATtaatttggcaccaaatgtaatattcctatatcaggtttCTTAAGTCGAAcatggtataggggtgttacattaagtcATGTGGCCTCTGACAAACAATTAGCTGATGTATTAGCTCAAGGACTTAACAACAAAAGCTATCATAATTGGGTTTACAAATTGAGCATGTGACATttatgcaccaacttgagggggagtgttgacAGCTTATCTCAACTAATCTCATTATTGATTTAATGTATTGATTATGTTTCCTTAGTCCTACTCTTTTAGTATAAATAgtcatgtaaatttttttttgttaaatatacAAGAGAAAATTATTCATATTATCAAGATGAACTTTATTTTGGAATTTGGATACATTGAGATTATTACTCTCTCCTATCCACGTTTCATATATGTACATCAGTCTCCAAAAACAGACAGCTTGGAGCTTGAACAACGTGATTAAAGTTCATCATACCCGATCCACCATGTATTTTCAATAAATTTCGAGGCAAGGGATGTCGCGTATGATGGACCAgtattttcctttctcttttctgcACATGTCTCGTAAAACAGGACAGTCGGAGATGCATAGCCGTCCTAGTGAGACCGGTAGGCCTGTCTTTGGTAGAAACCGGAGCTTATGGCAGCCTTTAATCTGCAATTCTTGGAGAGCCATGAGGTTTTCTAGTTCCCAGGATAGACATTCCAAATTCTCAAGGCTTTCCAGGCAAATACTGGTTAAAGTCGAAGGAAGCATTACACTCTCAGCTGGAAATGAATCAGTATCTGCAGCAGGGCATGCACCAACAATCTTGATTTCTGTAAGACAATTGAGTTTTTCCAGGCCCCACTCTGACATTGGCTGCTTCAGCTTTTCACAATTATGGAACTCGAGAGAAGTTATGTTGGGAGGCAAACCACCCTCTGGGATGGATGTCAGAGCCACACAGTCTGATAAACTCAGTTCTTGAAGAGAGTTGAAGTTCAGCATATGGTCTGGCAAGGCCCTGAGATTCATACAATTCGATAGCCGGAGGACTTTAAGATCGAGCAATGGCAACACACTTTCCAATAAGGATTCTGAAGCAAGAAAATCAGCTAAACACAAATATTCAAGGCGCGGTGCACAATTCTCATTGCCATCACGTTGCACTCGTCCACCGGGAAGGAACTCTAGATTTCTGCAGCTTTTGATTGTCAAGCTCTTGAGTGTCGAGGGCAATTTGGGTTCCGGGAAGGATTTCAGGGAAGGACAGCTTACCATCTTTAATTCTTCAAGAAGGCAGCAGTCGGAATTGCTGCCATTCATGTCAGGTAATGACTCCAGAGCCTTGCAGTCAAGGATTGTGAGGCACTTTAGTGTATGAGGCAACCCTGTTGCTGGCAAGGACACAAATTTTTGGCAGCTTTCAATCCTGAGATCTTTAAGAGATGAGAGTAGGCATAGTCCTTGCCCTTGCTTTTCTCCAACCAAGGATACAAGCTCGGGACAATTCTTTACTACCAAACTATTTAGCCAAGGCAGGTTTTCTAATTCTGATCCATTCTGCCACAAACACGTTAGTGCACTGCAACCTTCAATCTCTAGAACTTCAAGTCTCATTAAGGCCTTGGAGAGCTCCTCAGTTATGCAGGTAAGGCCTGAAATTCCCTTAATTTTCAATTTGGTGATGGTGTTTTGACCGACCATTCTTCGAAGGATTACGTTAGTACTGTCCTCCACGGTTAATCCACGTAAGCATGTGGAACTTAAAGGTGGATTCATTAGCTGTGGGCAGTTTTGAACTTCTAGTTTTACCAGGGAACTGAGGGTTCTTGGCAGCGTTCCAGCTAATTTAGGACAGTTATGCAGTATAAGCTCACGAAGACAAGGGAAACCTTCTACGCTACCAACACATGAAATCCATTCCTTCCATTCTGTCATGTTCTCAAACCTCAAGATCTCCAAAGATGGAAAACCGTCCCCGTAAAATTCAGGGCCCAACTTTGTCATTGCATGCATGCCTCTTATGTTCAAGCTTTTGAGTGACCGTAGTCGCCCGAGTGATGGCAATGATTTGCAATTTATGCAGTCAAAGAAGTCTAGCTGCTCTATTTTAGCAAAAGAAGGATTCCCTACCCAAAAAGGGAACTTTGTAGCTCCATAATTTGAAATGGACAGCCATTGGAGATCTTTTTGAGGGTTCAGTGACGCAAGGACCTGCTCCTGCATTTGGTTGTCTCTGTTTTTAAAATCATTGCTCCATTCAAGGGCTAGCTTCTTCAGGCCTTGCTTTTGCCTTAGGTTGGCAATCCTTGCATCTTGAATATCCACCACGTTATGCAGCCCTATAATAGAAAGCTGACCTTGAAGAGACAAATCCTTTAACTCCCTTAATGCCAGCCCTCCAGCTTTCCCGATAATGAATTTGGGCAATACCCGGAGACTGGTCAAGTTTCCGAGTCCTGATGGCAGCTCTTGTAGCTTCGGAGTATCTCGGATGTCAAGATGATGCAATTTACTCAGTCCACAAATTTCAACAGGCAAAGCTGTAAGTTCTTTGCATTGGTTTAATATTAACATTTGTAGGTGGTGAAGATTACCAACTGACCGAGGCAGCAATCTTATTGCTGTTCTAGACAAATTAAGGCATCGCAAAAGCTTCAAATCACCAATTGAACTCGATAGCTCTCCGATGAAATAGCCACTCAAGGATAACACTCTTAAGCACTTCAATTTTGGCAGCAATTTGTACAGTACCTTACTACTTAAATAGCAATATCCTCCTCTCTGACATGGTGTCGGCAGTGCTATGAAAGATCGTACGTGTTTCCTTTCATTGAAGATTTCAAACCTTTGTGAGACATCGTATTGGTGGGGAATGAACGAAACATGACGAGCCATTTCGTCGATGTGCAGTTCATGCTCCATATTAAAACAGGAATCACCGGCAACAGATTGAGCAAGGTCGATAATGAGGTCATGCATTACAAACAACGAGCTGTTATTATTTGACTTCTGAAAAAATGACCTTGATAGCAGATCGGAGAAGTACTCATGACCTAAGTCTTCCGGTTGCTTATGCCCTTTCGGTTGCACGAAATCCTCTGCTATCCATAACAGAACCAACTCATCACTATTGAATTCATAGCCCTTTGGAATTAAAGAGCAGTAAGCAAAACATGGCTTCAAATGAGAGGAGAGGTGATGGTAACTCCATCTTAATGCTGCAACAGTGCCTCCTTTCTCTTCTAGTAGATCCCAAATCTTGCTCCTGGATACAGCTTCCCACTCTTTGTATACCTGCTTGGCGCCCAAGTGGCTCGCCAATTCTTTTACCGCTGAAGGTAGCCCCttgcatttcttcactatttcTTGGCCAATTTCTTTCAGATGTGGATGGCGTTTGaaatttttgcttttcaaagcATGCCAAGCTAAAATTGACAAACAATCATCATCTGCCAACTCTTTCAAAGGAGTATCATGGACTAAGGGACCTGTTATTTGTGAAATGTTTTGATCCTGAGTGGTGACAATGATTTTGCACCCCGAGTTCCCGACTTCGAAAGGACGGATAAGGAGACTCCATTGATTGTAGTTCTGAAGCCGTACATCATCTAAGACAAGTAAAAGTTTCTTCCCTGATAACTCCTCCTTTAGCTTGAGCTGGAACAAATTCAAGTCGGTGGTACAAGAAATGCTAGGACTGACTGCTTGTAGAATGGCTTTTGTGATCTCTGTGACACCAAAATCTTCTGAGACATGGATCCATGCTCGCAAGTCGAAAAAATATTTGACTTTACCATCATTGTAAACCAGCTGAGCAAGTGTGGTCTTGCCAATCCCTGCGATGCCAGTTATGCTAATAACAGGGACATGAATATCTTCTTCACTTGTCTTCTCAACCAGCAACGATTTAAGTATTGCTTCCTTCTCATTTCCCCTGCCGAAAACCTTGATTTCACTGACTACAGATGTTGTGGGCAGTCTTTGATGATCTCTTGCTTTGTGGGCCTTTCCTCCAACATTATCTCCAAGTCTCAGGCTGTTCTTTTCACTTGCAATCTGCTGCAGCCTTGTGGTGATCCCCTTTATCTTTGACACCATCTTCACATTAAACATGCCACTCCATTTCAAACCTCTCAAGCAATGCATTTTCACCTTACTATGTTTCACTGTTGACTTGCGCCGCAAAGCTTCGTAGTCAAACTTCTCTAATATGTCCTTGACTTGGTAAGCCAAGTCTTGTAATTCTTTCAACCATATTTTGGCACTCCTATCCATTACTTGCTTCTCTTCTGCATCTGCGACAACTGCTTTGATATTCTGCAATATGTTCTTCAACTTTTGGAGTTCAGCATAAATCTTCTTCTGCCGAGCAAAGTTTATCAAGTCAGAAGCGTTGAACTTGGTGAGTAACTCCTCAAACATTTCAGAGAAAAAAGCTTCTCCAACTGCAGCAACGGCTTCCATGATTAGTACTTCGAAGAAACAAAACAAGCAGTGGATCAAGTTTGAAACTGAAGACGAAACCAGTACAGGTTACAGAGAATAATCATCGGAAACAGAATAAGACGTGAGATAAGTTCATGTCATGACTGTAAGTCAAGCACCAAGTTTCCTACACTATTTCTTTTCCTTCCTGAGTTTGACATCTTGTCGAGAGGTCCCACGATGAGAGAATTGGAAGGAAGTTTCCTCCATGACTAATGGTTTAGATATCTTTTTATAAACTGTGGTTCACAAATATCAACCCAACTCATCTCGTGCAGTTAAGAAGCCTGGATTCCGTCACTAATGTACGACAAAAACAAAAGTAGAACTTCATTGATTGGTCCATATTTTCTTTTGCCTTTCCATGTTTTCGTTTTATTAGAAGAAAAAAGACTCAGTGCTTTGATAGTTACTTGGATGGATAGATAATTAAAGCTAAAGGAGATTTGCTTGGTGTAGAAAAAGTGTGGAAAGTTGGCAGTCCGGACGGTTCATGCATTTGCAGAATTTTCCTCCCGGTTACAAGATAGAGCAAAGAAATTTCAGTGCAGAAAAATGAAGCCTTATATTCCAATTTTTTTCCAGCTATGTGAAAGGTAAGTAAACATTATTAAACATCTagtcataattatttatttttaaaatgtaccCTACGGGTatgtaaattaatatatgaaaaatattttaaaaaatatggtaACTTCAAAacaatatatcaaaataatttgatATCTATATGTACCAgaagtagaaaaaaaaaacaacaatgcTACTGGTTGGCACTAAAAATCCTGTTATGAACAACATAGTCTGGGCAAAGGAATCCTTGTACACTTCAGTCTTCAACCTGCTAACTCTATTCTCTTGAGCTTTCCATTTTGCATCCCTTTCTTATCTAGAAGTTCAAGTCAAGCTAGCATTGAGTTAAGAGTAAATAATAATCACAGGTGAAATGGCAAAAATATGTGTTGTTAGTTAATATCATTCTCAAATTCAATCCTTCCATAATTCATGTCTCATACCATACAAATACTAAAAATATCTCAGCATAGATGAGAGCCAGGATCAAATCAAAGTTTGTGACAAAACTTGTCTAGAATGATGAGAATTTACCTTGAATCCTCCATTTCATGCAGTTTCCTCCCATTTTCTTATGTTGACGAGGAAATTTTCCAAGTCAACTaaactgttgacaccattttttttattgaaaaacggggtcgacttgggttttgaaaatgaaaacgggagtcgccaccagtCTTTTTTATAAGGTGTTATTGGATCACCTTGCaaagcggttgtttttaataaacaatttaattttattaaaacaacgattttggtccacgaaattcaaaaaacgggttcgggagtcggttacgcacgaggaaggattagcaccctcgatacgcccaaaattggtacttagttgattacttaaaatttttttattttcgttttttggCAAATGTATacggttttttttatatatatgtatatatatgtatatatataaatataaaaagaacAGATGCAAAAAAAGAGATGTGAAAAAGAAACCTTGaaacttgttttttttatttcttttaaagttCTTGtaccaaaatctaaaaaaaaacccctaaaataCATTTTTcgttggcttttatagccaatctTTGCTACCGTTTCTTgtcttttcttctttgattttacAGGTGCAAGTGGGCGGTGGAAGGCAAGTGATGGGACAGTGGCGGTGGCACTAGGTCGGCGACCAGCAGGGCAGAGAAGACCCTAGGTGCAGCGCACCTAgggtttgaaaaattttaattttttgtttctgaTTTGGGTTTCTGGGCTAGGGTTAGATTTAGGCTTATTAAGCTTTTTGTTTTCTGGTTTGGGCTGTGGTGTATTGGGCTAGGCTAGTTGGGTCTGGGGCTGTTTGGTTAGGGTAATGGGTTGTTTGTAATTGGGCCCCGGGTCAAAAATTGGGCCCTACATAAACTGTTCAGTAAATAAAAGATTAATGATGCGATGGTCTTATTAAATCGTTTCAAGATTTTTTTTAGTGGCAATTACTAATTACAAGTGGAAACACGAAAGGAAACTCAAGGTAGCAGATACAAGACAACCTTGAGTTTGAGTTGGTATGCACGATATTGCCGAGATATTACATGAAGggtactaaaattattaaaaaaaatgtttcttTTTGGGACAATCAAATATTAGTTTTCAGCTTTAAATACTTGTAATCAATAATAAATCCCTCGGAGGTTTTGCAGGTCGATATTAGATGGTCTTTGTTTATGAGGTTGAGCCTGCAAGGTATGGAAACTTTGTTTATATCCGATTTCCAGTGATGGTGATGATAAATTAGCTGTAATCCCTAAACCTGGAATGGCCAGATAGTGGTGAAATGAACTTTTGGTAGCTTTGTCTATAGGGATAATATATTTTCTCCCTTAGCTAGTTTCACTTCGATTTTggtcttaaatttaaaaattataaaagtttgatcTGATGCACCCTAAGATCACGTCAAATAGTCACttgaaaattgtaaatttatataaatttttatgtgaTAAGTTAGAATAATTTTAAAGTGTTACATACAATGTTTTAATAATTGGATAGGTGGTTGAATAGGTTAGACCATCGATTTCTTATCCAATCAGTTTGATCGGTTCGACCATTGGACCAACAatacttaaaaattcataaaaatataaaaaaattaaaaagataaaaaattattaaatcggTTAAACATGTTCAACTGTcaatttttgtttcggttttttaTTTTCACCAATTTCAAGTCAATTGATTCAACCCATTTGTTCGAACTGTTAATCGATCAGTTCTCAGTCCATCTGATCTGATTATGTTCCAGTAACATTGGTCACGTTATCAAATCTTGACAGAATTTGagttaaatgatcaaaataaatctaattaccaaattcaataatcgaaaatataaatatcaaaataaacctaattaacattcaagtaaaaatatatattatacctTTACGTTAATGTCCAAAGTTAAGCAATTTGTTTAAACCGAAAAGCCTCgaaaaaaaatgtttattatGATATGAATGGTTTGAAGGTTATTACCAAACAATTTGTATTACCTGTAATTGAATTACTAAAacaggaaaaaaattatttattttattttttaaatattataaaaaataattgttaTACATCTATAATAATATTTGAGATATTTctaacaacatttaaaatttagattatatttaattttttttattttaaatttaaaaattataatgtattaataatattattacttaATGAGACTTAGATtgcatttttagtaaaatttacaaatataattttttgtattaaagactgtttttatttaataaattaaaattaatatattttcatttacaatttaaacattttattaaaataatatcttaagtaaaaaaaatatttttatttcgtgtaagaatagaattttttttactaaaatttaagaCAATAGgatgttttaaatgattaatttagtaagttgttattgttattgttataaaTGAAAAGTTGGTatagatgaaaaaaataaagCATAAATAACCAGTTT is a window of Gossypium hirsutum isolate 1008001.06 chromosome D08, Gossypium_hirsutum_v2.1, whole genome shotgun sequence DNA encoding:
- the LOC107899889 gene encoding putative disease resistance protein At3g14460, encoding MEAVAAVGEAFFSEMFEELLTKFNASDLINFARQKKIYAELQKLKNILQNIKAVVADAEEKQVMDRSAKIWLKELQDLAYQVKDILEKFDYEALRRKSTVKHSKVKMHCLRGLKWSGMFNVKMVSKIKGITTRLQQIASEKNSLRLGDNVGGKAHKARDHQRLPTTSVVSEIKVFGRGNEKEAILKSLLVEKTSEEDIHVPVISITGIAGIGKTTLAQLVYNDGKVKYFFDLRAWIHVSEDFGVTEITKAILQAVSPSISCTTDLNLFQLKLKEELSGKKLLLVLDDVRLQNYNQWSLLIRPFEVGNSGCKIIVTTQDQNISQITGPLVHDTPLKELADDDCLSILAWHALKSKNFKRHPHLKEIGQEIVKKCKGLPSAVKELASHLGAKQVYKEWEAVSRSKIWDLLEEKGGTVAALRWSYHHLSSHLKPCFAYCSLIPKGYEFNSDELVLLWIAEDFVQPKGHKQPEDLGHEYFSDLLSRSFFQKSNNNSSLFVMHDLIIDLAQSVAGDSCFNMEHELHIDEMARHVSFIPHQYDVSQRFEIFNERKHVRSFIALPTPCQRGGYCYLSSKVLYKLLPKLKCLRVLSLSGYFIGELSSSIGDLKLLRCLNLSRTAIRLLPRSVGNLHHLQMLILNQCKELTALPVEICGLSKLHHLDIRDTPKLQELPSGLGNLTSLRVLPKFIIGKAGGLALRELKDLSLQGQLSIIGLHNVVDIQDARIANLRQKQGLKKLALEWSNDFKNRDNQMQEQVLASLNPQKDLQWLSISNYGATKFPFWVGNPSFAKIEQLDFFDCINCKSLPSLGRLRSLKSLNIRGMHAMTKLGPEFYGDGFPSLEILRFENMTEWKEWISCVGSVEGFPCLRELILHNCPKLAGTLPRTLSSLVKLEVQNCPQLMNPPLSSTCLRGLTVEDSTNVILRRMVGQNTITKLKIKGISGLTCITEELSKALMRLEVLEIEGCSALTCLWQNGSELENLPWLNSLVVKNCPELVSLVGEKQGQGLCLLSSLKDLRIESCQKFVSLPATGLPHTLKCLTILDCKALESLPDMNGSNSDCCLLEELKMVSCPSLKSFPEPKLPSTLKSLTIKSCRNLEFLPGGRVQRDGNENCAPRLEYLCLADFLASESLLESVLPLLDLKVLRLSNCMNLRALPDHMLNFNSLQELSLSDCVALTSIPEGGLPPNITSLEFHNCEKLKQPMSEWGLEKLNCLTEIKIVGACPAADTDSFPAESVMLPSTLTSICLESLENLECLSWELENLMALQELQIKGCHKLRFLPKTGLPVSLGRLCISDCPVLRDMCRKEKGKYWSIIRDIPCLEIY